GCTCCAAACAACACGAAGCAGAGTAAATGTTAGAGtcacagtatttattttgttttcttcacTGTACAAACATTATGAAACCCAGGCTGAGGTTAAACATGTTTGCTCTACTGACCACACACTGATCACACGCTGATTACAATGAGCTGAGAATGGAAAAGTAGATCCAACTCAAGGGTTAAGGTCCATTGACATTAATATGTGTTCTTCTGTACTGTGATGTTTTAGATCTTAAAAAGGAGAAGACTGAGGAACGATGCTGTTAGAACACCAAAGTCTGTCGTTCCATCACAAGAAAGCACAAAGTGTTACAGATGTGACTAAAATCTCATCAGACTTTGATAAACTACAAATTTTAATGAAtacacctaaccctaacccatatctctgttgattctccacctttgaaagatctgaaaacatttgaagtgagaaagtgaccaagtagaatatcaacatgtgctcatttgatccataaaactcaagtACACACATGtaattcacacattttcagtgaccctccattgtgctactcaCTAAACTTCCTGTACACACGTGTGTAGacatatgtgtgtgtacataCATGTGTACACAGGGACAGAACTCTGGGAATGATTGCTCTGATGGCTGCTAAAGGGGAGGGACAGGAAGGACTAGGGGAGGGACAAAGGACAGGATGCTGTGGGACTTGGGAACATCAGTGAGAGGAACCACTCTGTGTGTGTAGATCTACAGAGCTGCTGACCCTCTGTAGTGCAGCATTAGATTCAGCCCCTACTGGTATTACTGGTTTGTAACCATTGGATTGTATAAACTCTAGACTGGATCCTCCTCCTGGGAACATCACACCTGGTTTTCCTTTGAACGGCCACAGTAGATCATACTGTAGATCAGACATGTATGTTATCTCCCGGTACTTGTTttgttggatggatggaaggtTGGATGTAAGGATGTTGGAGGAGGATTACATATTTATGTCTAAAGAAGCTGTGACTCTGAGAACCTAAACTGACTTTAGTCCTAATGGGATGGGCTCTAAGAGCTCCTCAGGTCTTCATACGATCCCCCATGGTTTCTTTGTACTGGTAGATCTTCAGGCAGTGGTTCATGCTGTCTGAAACCACCATGTGGCCCCCAGGGAGGAGAGCCAGACCCCTGGGGCTGCTCAGGCTGTCTGTCACCAGAGGCCAGCCGACGCCCTTTGATGGGTAGATGAGGACGCGGTGGTGCTGCTTGCCCCAATCTGCTACCAAGACATCTCCATCGCTGTCAATACAGAGACCCCATGGGCAGCTCAGAATGGGCCCCAGACCTGAGCAGACCCCCAGGATCCTGATGGTGTTCCAGCCAGGCTCTAGGACTCGAATGCACGGGACACGACCTGTTTCATTGCCTCGCTCGGACACAGCCATAAGCCCCGTGGTGAGGCAGGCAGCCACCAGGTAGGGTCGGTGGTACCCGGTCACCACTGTGCGCTCCAACCTGGCTCCTGTTTTTGTGTCCAGTTTTAAGGCAGTTATGGTGCCGTGCTTTATGTCAGTCACCAGGAAGTCATCATGGCGGTCGACGGTTACCCCTCGGGGAGCATCCAGATCTTCATTGGTGGAACCAATCATAGTGCCTCCAAATGTTTGCAGTAAGCGTCCATGGCGACTGAAGATCAGCACGGCGCGTTGGGCCGCGCAGGTCATGGCAATGAGGCCCTTCGTGTTCACAGCCACGTCAAAGTAGTTGCAGATCCGTGACGACCTGTCTGACCCTGAAGGAGAGACCTGCTGTACGACGTTCTTCTGTAGGTCGGTTACTTGAATTCGAGCATTGCCGCAGTCAACCACAAACAGTTGCCCCCTCGCAGTCGCATGAATCCCACTTGGAAGGTTGAAGTCTGTGCGGCCTGAACCTTGTTTTCCAAACTGTTTGAGAAGATTTGCACAATCCAGAGCTTTTGATCCAACGTCTTCCTCTATCTCTCCGAAACCCGACACAGTTTTCTCTTCCTGTCCTTCCTTAGCTTGATGTGATTTATCGTCTTCTATTGCCGACATGGAGAGGGACCTGCTCAAACCCTGAACAGCGCCAGTTTGGGGTATTgatatgcattcatgtgatttTTCATCATCCTTTTCACAATCTCCAGCTTGGATTTGATCAAGAGTTGAGGGCTCGGAGACCAGCCGGATTTGGTTTACTTTCCTCAATCCTCTGCTGTCACTGTTTTCGTTGTTAACCAATTTTTGTAGCTTCCCAGAGACGTCAGCAGTGGATATCGATGGGCAGTGATCTTCCTTCAGGGATCTATTTACTGGAGTAGTAACTGTGTAGGTGTCACAGAAGTAATCACTGTCCACAGGAGTTGGACTTCCACTGTCCGGGGAGGAGGTCTTCTTCTGGTTTCTAGAGGACAGATCAGTAGGACTTGGTCTGCTCAGAGAAGCTTTGTGTTTGGCCTCTGGTGACATGAAGGGGACTCTTCCATTGTTTTCTTCTGGAGGCCAAGAAGGTTCTTCACATGGAACCATCACGGAGGTTTTCTGCTTTCTTTTGGCTTTTGTTGTGCTGCGTTTCTTTGTTccgttttgtttttcatctgaCTCATCACCTTCTGATTCTCCTTGACTGAAGAGTGATGGATAAGCAAGGAAGAGATCTGGCCCTTGGTTGTCTGAACACACAGACTCCCCCTCCTCATCCTGAGAAGATTCGGATGCTCCACGACATTGTGGTCCAGGAGATTTGGGGGCCTTCAGCTCCTCTTCATTCTCTGTGGAGCTTGATAGGAAAAGTTTGCGAACAACCCGCATGTTTCCACGGCTTTTCTTACTGCTTCCATCTGGACTGTTCCTTTGCCCACCTCTGATTGGTTGGGGCTCCCTACGGATGTCCAGAGGTGTCATCTTTGAGAAGGTGTTTTCTCCTGAGTGTAAGGCACACTTCTGTCCTTGGACTCCACAGACACCTATAGGGTAGGTCATACACTGCTCCTGAACGTCCACTTCCCCTAAGGATGAAGACTTTGAATGTGGTCCTGGTGTGAACTCTAGCCTTTTCAGTGTCACAGAGATCTCCCATGGTTGGGTGAGCTCTGCCACTCCTCTCTGGAGCTGGTTCTTGTTGGCTCCACCTGCCGTATGGCCGCATCTTTGTATCTGCTCCCTCAGTTGTCCAACCTTTCTCAGCTGATGATCCACCAGTGACTCCATGACTCGAACGGCTGCTGCATTCTCCCTTTTCACCTGACTCATTTGACGCTGGGCCTCTCGGTGGTCCTGCTCAACCTTCTCCAGAAGACGACGCTCTTCTCGCTGAGCTTCCAGGACAGCACTGTCCAGTTGACGGTTCACTTCCTCCACTTCGGCCTGCTGTCGCTCTCGAAGGCTTTGAAGTTCATGCTCGCTTTGCTCCAGACTAGTGAGAGCCTGAGCCACCCATGGAGGCAGTGAGGAAGGAGACGAGGAGGTAAAGATGGACTCCTTTGAAGCAAAGGGAGTGGATCTGTCCATGGTTGTTGGACTGATGGGTGTCAGCAGGGCTGTGAACCCGAGGAGGGCTCTCCTCTCAGAGTGAGACCTCATCAACATGACGACCAATGGGAGtgactgtaaaaacaaacacaaacgaTGTTAATATTGTGACCTTTAAAGGAATTCTTATCAACTGGTGAGCCGGGACCCAAATataggtcacaactgttttcagCAGCTTGTGGGCAAAAAAAGTGCTGTGCTTTAATTTTgaaggatttttatttatttagcatatACCTTACCAATTGTTCTATTATTATTCAATATCCACACAGTAGATTTTAAGTTTGATCTGATGAAcattttttgagatatggacagtttagtgaggggggtatgtgtcctattgttcttccattttcagcttccaatatcttaGGAACTACACACATAGTAAAGTGaaatgtggtatagtaatacagctccacctactctctcagaatatacacaaAGATCCAAATTCAAAATGTAGAAGTTGCATGAAGATAAAATGTTTAATATCTCAAcaaagagtaacctttatactattAATTAAAGCAGAGAACAGATGTTTTCTTGCATTCTCACATGCAGTTAAGggccaataaaaataataaaacatagtaTTATTTCATATTTCCAGAGAGTGTCACCCAATAAccaatgcatatactgtatgtgactaatcattagtgaacagtctatgttcatagctcaaagctgatcaaattacagggagctgaggcatatgctaagttgtttattGAAGGCACAAACATgctccagacccaaacacacactcattttttttactattttgaggagctggcatgtccaccaggtAGGATGTACAGTGTAGCAGATCTTCAAATTTTAGTTTCCAATATGATGTAGTTTGTGAGATattgaaaatggaagaaaataagaatttgcaaaaattgacacatacccccctcactaaattgtctatATCTCAAAAGGTTTTCATtcaatcaaattaaaaatgagccCTACCTACCCACTTACCCTACCTACCTAGTacctaccctaaccctaacagcAGGGGGCGGTAATTTaagtaaaagtttatttatgCAGCACCTTTCAAGAGCAGAAACGTCACAAAGTGCGCCacaatcagaaaaaataaaacagatcatACAGAACAGTCACAATGCAGAAATACAGACAGATTAGCTAAAGGCAAGTCTGAACAGAAAGGTCTTCAgctgcttttttaaaaatgtccgCAGATGTCTGGGCTCTCAGTTCTGTACTACGTTCTATGTATTATGTTTCTTACATTTTTCACAGTCGTGTTGGTTGTGTGTTTCCTAATAAAGTCTGCTGAAGATTCCAGAGGAACATGCTGGTGGACTACAGTGAAAGCTCTCAGATGAAAGTGTTGTTCTAGTTGGTTTTGTTCTGTAATCCGACTCTTTGAAACACGCTGACCTCCCTACAGACGTGTGATATAACAAACCACTGCATGCTCTTAGCGTTAGCCTGTTGTTCATCAGCCACTGATGATcaatgtttataatgtttatataaATGTTCCAAAGGCAGCTTTGGATCATGAAGTGAAACCAAACAGCAAAGCACAGACCCTCATTGTCACGTTCAGGCCCTGAAACCAGAGCTGGTCTTTCATCACAGACGAGGTTTACCTTTCACTGCTGGTACAGGTCAGAGCTTTGTCTACAGGTGTTTGGTTTTTAGAACAAGGATCATATTCTGTCATATCTTTACATTCTTACCTTCCCTGGAGATAAAAAGGATGAGAGAGAGGACAGGTGTCATCTTACCTGTTCAGTCCCAATAGATACAATCTGTTTCCCATGTTAGGAAAAGATGTCacatgttgaatctaaattCTGTGGATCAATAATCATCATCTTTGAATCAATAACATTTCAAataagtataaaaataaaaattgataacTTTATATTGTAAGTCCTTGATATAAATATTAGTATAAAATGATGTGATGGATGAATGTAGGTCTGATCAAAGTGGACCGGAGCTTTGTTTTCAGGTTGAAGTGAAACATTAATACCTGTTACTCCCACATTAATGATGAATGGGTTCTGGTTCTCATGTTACTGGACCGCTGTGGGACCAGGAGCAGAATGTAGCAGTCGTTGTTGGTGCGTTTACGGATGTCTGAAATGTTGGCACCAACTCTTTTCCACTTGTAGACTAACTTTTATTAAATGCGTCACTCGTTAAATAGATGAAATCATCTTACCTGAGATAAAGGTGTTGGTCTCCTCAGTGGCTGCTGTCGTCTCTGCACTCAGtccttcatcctcctcttcatcgCCCCTCCCTcactcctgattggctgcttaCATACACAGAGCTTGTATTCAGTCACTGAGAGGAAACTGTCCGTCTTCATCCCAAGGAACAAAACATCCCATAATAATGTGTTAAAGACGTGGAACCATGAAACACtatcacacaaaaatacaaataaataatgatgtCAGATGTGTGTCTGTAACAACATGGAGGAGGTAAACTGTGCACGTGCTCGTGCACGCTCTGTTGAGGTGCTATATCTTCCCTTAATGCTGACTTTACCTGTgaataggagtgtgacgatatctcgatacggtgatatatcacgatattttttcgcacgatcgattatcgatatgcttgcgatttttttggaatttttaaaaaaaactaatttctccaaaaccttttctgctttttcactaaaatgtgcaggtacgtcttcacagaatgtttttcactgtttgttgaaggaaccaatgtattgtttactggaatattgcacgataatgatgtcactgctattttttgtttacataaagcactattggagatacttattcgtttacattggtatggtGACACTTATTtatagaaatgttgcactaaaatagtgtcactgttcattggacactttttcaatttattgtctttcagagatataaaaaaaaatgttattttttcacttaacctttttttttcttgttatgttaTAGATTATCATAgcttgatttctgaccaatatatcgataatcgcagtattgtgagataatcgtcatcgtgagctttgtatcgtgtatcgtattgtatcgtgaggtacctagaggttcccacccctacctGTGAAGATGTGACATTGTCACTTCTGCCACTAACGATGATAGAATCCCATTGGTCAGCAGCTCGTTTAGATGCTAAAACCATTCACCATTGATGGTAGAATGTGGGCGTGTCCAGGGTGGAACATGAAGTGCTTTGGGCTTCTCTGTAGACCAGGTGTTCTCATCCTTGGGGTCAAGACCCCATTTGAGGTCACGAgatactgggagggggtcgccagatactatttgaggccatttttgcttattttaccctttttctgcaactacaccaaacttgccatattttaacctcttttcatcactttttcttgccatattttgctccttttaatggattttgctacattactcccttttctgacacttctacattgaatttcaatgcctttttttcagcatttcaagacattttcaccacttataaaccctttccaccacttttccacctaatgtcacatatgttgacccgttattgtcactttgaacctcttttcaccatatttcatgatattttttttgccaatttaaccacattcaccatttgtcatgccctgTATACGAGTGCATGTAAACTAACCAATAAGTAGAATCAATTAGTTTAATCAGTTTCTAACACTGTCaaagaataaataatgtttatatGTGAGGCAGCTTCATCAAACTACCACTAGATGTCAGGAAATACATGCAAAGATCAgcagaattgtgtgtgtgtgtgtgtgtgtgtgtgtgtctgtgtctgggtctgtgtctgtgtctgtgtgtgtgtgtgtgtgtgtgtgtgtgtgtgtgtgtgctgagtgTGCTGAGTGTGTGTGCTGCGTGTGAAGGGGAaagttgtgtgtatttgttggtgACTTGGCAACATAAGGAATTCCTGTGAGGTTTGGAGCTGTTTGTGTCtgagttttcttcttcttctcttctttcttcttctcttcttcttcttctcttcttctttcttcttcttcttcttcttcttctctttcttcttcttcttcttcttcttctcttcttcttcttcttcttcttcttcttcttcttcttttcttcttcttcttcttcttcttcttcttcttcttcttcttcttcttcttcttcttcttcttctccttctccttctccttctccttctcctccttctccttctccttctccttctccttctcctcaaAGTGGAATAGTTGTTGGAAGGAATGTGACAGAGGCTCATGCTGAGGACAgatcagggagaacatgcaaactcatcAGCTGTAACCTTAACCTTGGATGTTGTTATTTaagtgataaatgtgttgtggtTTAGTCTCAGACCTGTACAGAGGGGAGTCCGGCCCTCATCAGGACCAAAGGTTCACCACCTGCTGATTGGTCCAGACCAGGTGTCTGTGAATGTGGAACCCTAACCTCCACAGGGTCCTAGgtatcctcacacacacacacacacacacacacacacacacacacacacacacacacacacacacaggtgctgCGGTGACTGATTATTTCTATCTGCTGTTCTGTCAGCAGAGATGCTAGcgtaatgctagactaatgctaacgctaatgtGAGCCTAAGGTGGCGCTAGCTGTGTTATTGATGTCACTGTTAGACCCAACGTGCAGCTGCTCATTCGCCTGCAACGATGACACAATTAAATCCAGCGCCGCTTtggcagcatgtgtgtgtgtgtctgtgtgtatgtgtgtgtgtgtcagagagtAATGGCTCCAATAGTTAGTGTAACAACAGTAATGTGATGGAGCACAACaaccatatttatatttatcacaaCCATGTGTGACACACCAGCTAATGGCTCattattagctccgcccacacacacacacacacacacacacacacacacacacactggacctGTTGGAACCAGCGTTAGAAGAAGCCTTTCCACAGATGGGCTCACCAATGAGAGCTGATGAATATGCTAatagggggtggggggggtgggggggtctaCAGGGACCTTCTCCTTCACAAAGAAAGATCTGCTCTCTGATTGGATTAATTCTTCTTCATGCCACTCCTCATTTCACCGCCACTCGGCCTCCACACGCTAACACTTCCAGGCCCGCGATATTAGATGAACAATCGCAGAAACAAAACGAGCTGGAACAACCGAGACGGGAACAGATGGCGTGTAATTGCCTGGCGCAGGAAGCCAGGGAGTCCATTTTTACTGGTCCTGAGGGAGTCGCAATGCGATGGAAAAATCAAGTGCAGGTGCATTTGTTTTGATCCTCCACGGCCTGGAGGAGAatattcatcacacacacattagtgtGTGGCCCAGGCATCACAGGCCCCTCCCACTCACCTTAGAACTCATTCAGACTCTGCCCACTCACTCACCAATGAGCTTTAGTTTGCCTTTAAAGATAGAAATGATGACTTTTCACACGGTTTAACTCACAGATACAGAAGAAGGTGGAGAACTGAGACAGGATGAGAAGTACGTACTGGTTCTACTGGGAACCACAGACCTGGGCCTCATTTATTAAACATTGACTAGAATCTACACTACACTCAATCTACATCACAAAtgcaggaccattttacattccgctcccAAAGCATCATGGgtcggttgagtatgactagtgtgcatacttaaacaATGTCCCCATATACGATACATCAGGGTATTTTTCACATACTCAATCTATCTAATGTGAGCAcattacatactcatttagacgtcacacttagtatgagtagtacgttagtatcagtagtacattaggatgagtagtatgttaggatgagtagtacgttaggatgagtagcaTGTTATGATGAGTAGCATGTTATGATGAGTTGCATGTTatgatgagtagtacattaggatgagtagCATGTTatgatgagtagtatgttaggatgagtagcatgttaggatgagtagtacgttagtatcagtagtacgttaggatgagtaatacgttaggatgagtagcacgttatgatgagtagtacgttatgatgagtagtacgttagtatcagtagtacgttaggatgagtagtacgttaggatgagtagtacgttagtatcagtagtacgttaggatgagtagtacgttagtatcagtagtacgttaggatgagtaatacgttatgagtagcacgttatgatgagtagcacgttatgatgagtagcacgttatgatgagtagcacgttatgatgagtagtacgttaggatgagtagtacgttaggatgagttgtacgttagtatcagtagtacgttatgatgagtagtacgttatgatgagtagtacgttatgatgagtagtacgttaggatgagtagcaTGTTATGATGAGTAACATGTTATGATGAGTAGCATGTTatgatgagtagtacgttaggatgagtagtacgttatgatgagtagtatgttaggatgagtagcatgttatgatgagtagtacgttaggatgagtagtacgttatgatgagtagtatgttaggatgagtagcacgttatgatgagtagtacgttatgatgagtagtacgttaggatgagtagcaTGTTATGATGAGTAGCATGTTatgatgagtagtacgttaggatgagtagcatgttaggatgagtagcaTGTTATGATGAGTtgtatgttaggatgagtagtacgttagtatgagtagtacggtaggatgagtagtacgttaggatgagttgtacgttagtatgagtagtacgttagtatgagtagtacgttggtatgagtagtacgttaggatgagtagtacgttaggatgagttgtacgttaggatgagtagtacgttaggatgagtagtacagtaggatgagtagtacgttagtatgagtagtacggtaggatgagtagtacgttagtatgagtagtacggtaggatgagtagtacggtaggatgagtagtacgttagtatgagtagtacggtaggatgagtagtacgttaatatgagtaggggtgggaacctcgaggtacctcacgatacaatacacgatacaaagctcatgataacgattatctcacaatatgacgatactgcgattatcgatatattggtcagaaatcaatctatgataatctatgacataacaaaaaaaagattaagtgaaaaaatacaatttttattttaaatttctgaaagacaataaattgaaaaagtgtcctatgaacagtgacactattttagtgcaacatttctataaataagtgtcaacataccaatgtaaacaaataagtatctccaatagtgctttatgtaaacaaataatagggtctttcttatcgtgacatcattatagtgcaatattccagtgaacaatatattggttccttcaacaaacagtgacaaacattctgtgaagacgtacctgcacattttagttaaaaagcagaaaaggttttgaaaaaaaaaaaatgtatacttAGCGTgagcatattgataatcgatcttgcgaaaaaatatcgtgatatattgctgtgttgagatattgtcacactcctaagtatagtaagagtagtacgtgagtagtacgttagtatgagtactatgttagtataagtagtacgttaggatgagtagtacgtgagTAGTACATTATTAAGAGTAAtatgtgagtagtacgttattaaGAGTAAtatgtgagtagtacgttatcagtagtacgttagtatgagtagtacgttatcaGTAGTACCTTATTATCAGTAGTacgtaagtatgagtagtacgtgagtagtacgttattaaGAGTAAtatgtgagtagtacgttattatcagtagtacgtttgtatgagcagtacgtgagtagtacgttattaaGAGTAAtatgtgagtagtacgttattatcagtagtacgtttgtatgagcagtacgttatcagtagtacgttattatcagtagtacgttattatcagtagtacgttagtatgagtagtacgttataatcagtagtacgttattatgagtagtacgttattatcagtagtacgttattatcagtagtacgttagtatgagtagtacgttatcagtagtacgttattatcagtagtacgttagtatgagtagtacgttatcagtagtacgttattatcagtagtatgttagtatgagtagtacgttatcagtagtacgttattatcagtagtacgttagtatgagtagtaacgGCTTCTTTCACATCTCCTTGATTCAAACTGACACTCCTTTGTGTTTCACTCCACTTAGT
This is a stretch of genomic DNA from Gouania willdenowi chromosome 2, fGouWil2.1, whole genome shotgun sequence. It encodes these proteins:
- the LOC114474657 gene encoding uncharacterized protein LOC114474657 — protein: MLMRSHSERRALLGFTALLTPISPTTMDRSTPFASKESIFTSSSPSSLPPWVAQALTSLEQSEHELQSLRERQQAEVEEVNRQLDSAVLEAQREERRLLEKVEQDHREAQRQMSQVKRENAAAVRVMESLVDHQLRKVGQLREQIQRCGHTAGGANKNQLQRGVAELTQPWEISVTLKRLEFTPGPHSKSSSLGEVDVQEQCMTYPIGVCGVQGQKCALHSGENTFSKMTPLDIRREPQPIRGGQRNSPDGSSKKSRGNMRVVRKLFLSSSTENEEELKAPKSPGPQCRGASESSQDEEGESVCSDNQGPDLFLAYPSLFSQGESEGDESDEKQNGTKKRSTTKAKRKQKTSVMVPCEEPSWPPEENNGRVPFMSPEAKHKASLSRPSPTDLSSRNQKKTSSPDSGSPTPVDSDYFCDTYTVTTPVNRSLKEDHCPSISTADVSGKLQKLVNNENSDSRGLRKVNQIRLVSEPSTLDQIQAGDCEKDDEKSHECISIPQTGAVQGLSRSLSMSAIEDDKSHQAKEGQEEKTVSGFGEIEEDVGSKALDCANLLKQFGKQGSGRTDFNLPSGIHATARGQLFVVDCGNARIQVTDLQKNVVQQVSPSGSDRSSRICNYFDVAVNTKGLIAMTCAAQRAVLIFSRHGRLLQTFGGTMIGSTNEDLDAPRGVTVDRHDDFLVTDIKHGTITALKLDTKTGARLERTVVTGYHRPYLVAACLTTGLMAVSERGNETGRVPCIRVLEPGWNTIRILGVCSGLGPILSCPWGLCIDSDGDVLVADWGKQHHRVLIYPSKGVGWPLVTDSLSSPRGLALLPGGHMVVSDSMNHCLKIYQYKETMGDRMKT